A part of Coleofasciculus chthonoplastes PCC 7420 genomic DNA contains:
- a CDS encoding DUF1822 family protein has protein sequence MLTVPLTLEAHQIAQQFHQKHCPKKAKQVYLNTLAVYAVKTSLQCLEIPTNWQASDSWNPIMQTLTNTADLLIKDLGKLECRPVLPNAASCHIPAEVWSDRIGYVAVELNQALTEAKLLGFLPSVKAEEVPLTQLISLEHLLDHLNPSKQPIQLGQWLQNIFDAGWQTVETLFDSSPTELAFNFRTYTQIATHLSEPSDLKITRGKRLTLGRRYDDEQVILVMNLTPTSVSELDISVEIYPTNGQTYLPKNLRLMILDDTGETVMQAEARSTKQIQLQFSGEPGECFKVRVALADISMTETFII, from the coding sequence ATGCTGACCGTACCCCTAACGTTAGAAGCCCATCAAATCGCTCAACAGTTTCACCAAAAGCATTGCCCCAAAAAGGCAAAACAAGTTTACCTAAATACGTTAGCCGTTTATGCGGTCAAGACCTCTCTACAATGCTTAGAAATTCCGACAAACTGGCAGGCGAGTGATAGTTGGAATCCAATTATGCAAACCCTGACTAATACAGCCGACTTATTGATTAAAGATCTGGGCAAATTAGAATGCCGTCCCGTCTTACCCAATGCCGCTAGCTGTCATATCCCCGCAGAAGTGTGGTCTGACCGGATTGGTTATGTAGCCGTTGAATTGAATCAAGCCTTAACTGAAGCCAAATTACTGGGATTTTTACCCAGCGTTAAAGCCGAGGAAGTTCCCCTAACTCAACTTATATCACTGGAACATTTATTAGACCATCTTAACCCATCTAAACAACCAATACAACTTGGTCAATGGCTACAAAATATTTTTGATGCTGGTTGGCAGACTGTCGAAACATTATTCGATTCCTCGCCAACAGAACTCGCTTTTAATTTTAGAACGTATACGCAAATAGCCACCCACTTATCCGAACCATCCGATCTGAAAATTACACGCGGTAAGCGGCTGACATTAGGACGACGATATGATGATGAACAAGTCATATTAGTCATGAATTTGACACCAACCTCCGTATCAGAACTCGATATTTCGGTTGAAATATATCCAACGAACGGTCAAACCTATCTGCCTAAAAATTTGCGACTGATGATTCTCGATGACACGGGGGAAACCGTGATGCAAGCTGAAGCCAGAAGCACTAAGCAAATTCAATTACAGTTTAGTGGAGAACCCGGAGAATGCTTCAAAGTTAGGGTAGCGTTAGCTGATATCAGCATGACGGAAACCTTTATCATTTAA
- a CDS encoding sigma-70 family RNA polymerase sigma factor, with product MNVIDQQLKQLAQEAQQHPPRSKQRQQALAKLLGAIQQSGKLTRPYPGQFHGFYEDIYDEAKQRLFCYICERIDDYNPSFEVLQWVNFLLKQRFFMEASRSMMPTVHKGIDAKRVKRLTLDDLEKNNPAEVNPQLTPSLSQEIIHYLETDPEGLFNQTYTSNQPAANFQFLALKLLSGYSWKEISEELGIKISTLSSFYQRCLTKFSPKLREYLSS from the coding sequence ATGAATGTCATAGACCAACAGTTAAAGCAACTGGCACAAGAAGCACAGCAGCATCCTCCCCGTAGTAAACAACGACAGCAAGCTTTAGCCAAGCTATTGGGTGCCATTCAGCAGTCAGGTAAACTGACTCGTCCCTATCCCGGACAATTCCATGGATTTTATGAGGATATTTATGATGAAGCCAAGCAACGCCTATTTTGTTATATTTGCGAAAGGATTGACGACTATAATCCCAGTTTTGAAGTTTTACAATGGGTGAACTTTCTGCTCAAGCAGCGATTTTTCATGGAAGCCAGTCGTTCTATGATGCCAACCGTGCATAAAGGAATCGATGCTAAACGAGTCAAGCGTTTAACCTTGGATGACTTAGAGAAAAACAATCCAGCCGAAGTTAATCCGCAGTTGACGCCTTCTCTGTCCCAAGAAATTATTCATTATCTAGAAACTGACCCCGAAGGACTCTTTAATCAAACCTATACGTCAAATCAACCTGCCGCCAACTTCCAATTTTTAGCTTTGAAACTTTTATCCGGTTATTCCTGGAAAGAAATTTCTGAAGAACTAGGCATTAAGATTTCAACCTTAAGCAGTTTCTACCAACGTTGCTTAACTAAATTTAGTCCCAAGTTAAGAGAATACTTATCATCATAA